DNA sequence from the Plasmodium malariae genome assembly, contig: PmUG01_00_33, whole genome shotgun sequence genome:
tttttttttttaattaaatatatatatttacaagaaatatatttgaaaaaaaaaagaagtaattttagtataaaatgtttaaatgCAGAATAATCATAGATTAgtaatgcatttttttaacactatcttgaataaaaataaaaatctttttggttctcaatttaatttttcatagaaatactaataatttttgtaaaactAAACTAAATCAACAATTTATTAACTTCACTAATATTATCCTTAATGTATgaatcatttaatttatttgtgaTATACTTTATTAGTCAAAATTAATGatctcttatatatattatagctaaatattttgtttatactaatatatttgaaatttcTTTCCagtattttaaaacataaactaaaattattttatacacaCAAGTATGGATTTTgcgaaaaagaaaataattacttAAAGCATTGTAACATTTAATAGTaacacaaaaatgaaaaagtactaagatatatattaaaatgtttttttgtaATGTAGTGAACCTTTTTACTTtcatttatctatatatataccttaaTTATTCCAGCTCGAACTATATGTTTgcaaaaacaaattaaatatttaagctGTTTTATATTCCAAGGtatgcatttttatatatgcaaatcGCACaattaccaaaaaaaatatttgactTAATCCTATATGTTAATTTGAGTATAAGAATACCacttttaagaaaaataaatatcacGTAAAAAGAtcgtatataaatttaaagtcatttattatttttatataattaagtcATTTACTCCAAATaaaacttaatattttaatgaagaTATACTGATGTTTACAGCATTaataaatgcataattttatatggaagaatttacaatataaaataatacagtttaaaaatacaaaattttatatacaaaaaatatactaaaactcaggaaatttttttatgtataaatatttttcttttaaatattaaggACATTGAAATAAGGCATTTATGATTTATACGTAAATACtccaaaaataatatattaaatagtaACTCTTGTGcaactaatataaataaaataaatttgatgttttattaaatataattttgagaacagtaatatttatatttgtaagtttttattacttattcTTTGATTCATTTAGAGTAGTAGGTAgttatagaaatattatatattaaatgtattattttaataatatactgATAATTTATAGCAGTTTTCCTAGGAAAATtacttttgtaaaaattaaattataaaagaaaaaaagaaattgtaGATCTAAGGTGCATATACAATGAACATTTTTTAGttgtttttctatttttatttcttttgttaccttttcttactatttttattacgtaatttatataaatcttaatttattttatttatatatataattcaatttttgtataatatacttttttcattttttaaccCTTACACATTACTAATATCCTATTTTTACAGTATATATTTCctatgataatatatatttcaaagttcaacaattttgaattttattgtaaaataattgtaatacttttttttttctttcatccATAGATGGTTTAATGGGATCATTGATTTGattaaattattctattcttttattatagcgctgacatatattattctctATAATCTtatgctttttcttttaattttacttcaataaatttaataatacattatatatatattgaccAAATATGTTtccttatatattcatattttgactatatataatatatttttaagaaacattatcaatataatataaaattacaaaaataaaacaatatttttaatcatttttatttaatataactttttgtttatcatcattttatatataataaaaacaaaaaacttCATTAATTATAGATAATTGCGTTCAGTAGATATTTCTATAATGTTATGTTTAggaatatcatttttattaatgaaaatgcTGAAATCTCTTTTTTCTGTGATGTcttataaaattgttattattatcataactttttttatttttgtataacatttttctttaatgtaaaaatataatgaatattatgtAGATGTAGCTTTTATTTATAgaattattcataataaaaattacacaagttatatttattatttttccatgTAAATTTATGTTATGTATATGAAGAGCTAATGAAAAACTGATATTtgcatattcatataaaaagttatttcatttaactTAACAGAATATGCTATTTCCAAAGttagattatatatttcagaatttataatatatataatcatttattttattgtatactATTTATTGTTCTActgatttattatatatgaccTGTATTATACAGTGCACATTCCTCTTGTCataataacaattatttACAATGTACTATTACAAAGAATTAACTATTCTTTTAATGGCTTTTGCTACTTTAAGTTGTGAGTTTCAACTATactactatatataaaaaatatttaattttaataaactcCAATAatccaaatattttaattcatttttaattgcaTTTTAGCTAATGATACATAAATTAAGAGAACGAAAAACATGGAAATTTCGAATTTAacactccttttttttattaattttaattctctgtatattttatttaataactttttttacaatgataatatatcaataatgtattcttatttacggtaaattataatatcagttgctatatcataattttctgTCTACTGATATAGACGTtctaatttatgtatatattttttttttttttttttctaatagaAGAATGCATGGACAAATGTTcttgttaaaattattattcttaatataaacttaatatatacatttcatAAAAGATTACTCATGCGACATGATATGCTACATTTAGTTGTTTTCTACCTAAATTTGATTTTCTTTGTCCATTCGTGTATCCTGTTAATTCTAGTATATCCACTTCATCCAAATTACGTCTAAttgattttttctttaatactTTTGTATGTATCCATGATACAATTGGAGTAAACTATTATTCAAAAGATATATACAAGatgattatataataattatttcatcgttactttttatttgtttatttattaaacaaatataaatggaagtaaattatgatatttaattttataaataatgttaataattacTTTATATAGTAGGAAGCCAATGAAGAAAATGCCGACAAAGGGTAGAACAAAGAACAGAGAAATTTGAAATGAACTAAAGGTAGATGcattaattacatattttggGTCAAGATAATTGGTATCATATTGGCTTAAACCTTTTTCTTGTGCAGAAACTTCCTTTATTTCACATTTCAAACGAggtaatttttcattaaagcAACTAGGAACATGCTTTTTAAGTTCTTTAAAATATGGTTCAGGTTTTGTATTTGTACAATTATACACTTCCTCATATTCACCAGTAGCTTTAACAAgatattcattaaatttacTATCACATATTTTCTTATGTAGTTCCAAAGTATTTTCAATCTTCTCGTGATCTTTACAATAATCATACAcaatcttcattttttcaaacTTCTCCTTATTAAcgtctttaaaaaaattacatttgcATTTAACACCCCCAGAGAGAACATTTGAAACATCCTCAAGTATTCCAATAACTTCTGAAAATGAATCTTCctctaatttattaaataattcatttcCTAACCAATAGTACAAATAATGACATTGCTTATTACATTTATCACCTATATCAGTAAAAGCCACATAACACAAAGGCCTCATAAGCTTATCTGcaatacttttaattttttcatttttatatacctcagtttgtttttctataaatttgCTATTATCATCAAAGTGTAAGCAATAATTGATTTTTGTCTCAAAATTTTGtctataataaattttggaTGGTAGCGattgtataaaattttccttagagtaaataaaaaaaaaaaaaaaaaaaaaaaaattgtacataATTAGAAAAGTCTTATTTCTcagatttattttattaacgtAGTTCAtgagaaaaagaatattccactgaatatgcataattctcaatttaaaaagttataaacCTGTAGTACACTGGGCATTTTAAGACATATATTCAATCTTGGAATATTCAAAATGGaggaataaaaaacattctaaaagcatatttatttatatattatatataaaaatacataatatattcataattttcataagttttattaaagattctaaaatgtaaaaatttattatttactaggaatcatttttacaattttatgaagtacaatttattataacataattATACTTATGTAATGGAATcacttatatatgttacGTAATCAGCACAAtagataattttatataataataaaaaagtaattataatatttttaaatttgttcttatattaaaatgatacaaattataattacatatcataaatttaatatttctccTAAAATACATATAGCAAGATATTACATGTAAGAAGGAATACAATTTCATCATTTAacattcttaaaaatatattatttattaaatggtTTCTTCATAATTAATGTAAGGAATTTTTACCTAACATATTCAACTagatatgttcatatatatatagttgcATTTTCCTAATAAATTACTCTCTTAGTTAAGTTACTTATAATATCAttgtaaatgtaaaaatcAGGAAAATATGTATTGAACTTAAAATTCATGTCATGTTTTtgagaaaaatttatttacttaaatattattttaatatttaatagcAAAAATTTCTGTAActtagaattaaaaattaaaatatatatatcttatatacATTTAGCTCGATATATAAAGAgttatttctttaatatatactatttaCGTCGAATATCTCTCTATACCACCTTATTggaatattatgtttttataattagtaaaatatgattgttaaatttattttcaaaagtttttaattaaacatattaatatatataccatcatattattacttatattaaagattattcattaatatttttataaatttacaataaataatagatattgtattattatgattatattaatcaaatgatgaaaataatatgatgttacatataattaattatttaaagatatattgatttatattactcttaacttttcattattatgtgacatatagaaatattgatataaatctatttaacataaaattagGATAAAATCAGATTTGCATAGTTTGTAATTATCAAAAGAAAGCTTATAATGAAACAAATTccttaaatatattagtattaagaaaatataatttacttaaTACCTCCTTGCATTGTGAAATGTTTATAACTATTTTTGACATTAAAATTAAGgagtaattaatatattcaataaatatacttttgtattttttatcataatacaAGAAAAGGAAAGCTGCATTAACTTTAACTATCACAAATATTGTattgaataaattatattttgaaaatattaataacttcttttttattagtttaaaattatataattttattttttatgtatatattgcaataagaatatattatttttacattatcaTTAATGTTATTACATAACCctaattttaacatttttaaatatatcattagtaatatatattattattatatatctttatgaTACCTCtctaacatatataattaatttttattaatttctgCAAACAGTTCTATATACACATACTGATTACTCTTAGCTATTagaattacatatttttttattattattttcgacttttaattacaaaatagtttatattattgttacataaatataagtattcCTAAGAATGTtcaattgtaaaaaaattatgatctttaaaaaaattaatatagagtcgctaataatattatggacaaaattatattaataagaacaaaaatatcCTCACATATAATGtcatatattcaaaaaaattcattcattaatcatttatttaatgggagctttattttattaaatgctcatatttatttttttttttttattatgttaaatGTCTCTTACTTTTTGATTTGTTCATTAGTAAATAAaagattatatttatgtgtaaattttttttgtttctattttattttgtacataatatatgatataatttattaatttatcaaaaagttattcaaatttacatatacacaatAAAAACATTCTAGCACTttgttacatttattttctctAGAAAAAATTggttcatataataatatatgtaataaatagtgtatataataaatttgttatattataattatgcatAGTTTTCTgctaaaatacaaaaaaaaaaattaaaaaataaattt
Encoded proteins:
- the PmUG01_00058900 gene encoding PIR protein; this translates as MPSVLQENFIQSLPSKIYYRQNFETKINYCLHFDDNSKFIEKQTEVYKNEKIKSIADKLMRPLCYVAFTDIGDKCNKQCHYLYYWLGNELFNKLEEDSFSEVIGILEDVSNVLSGGVKCKCNFFKDVNKEKFEKMKIVYDYCKDHEKIENTLELHKKICDSKFNEYLVKATGEYEEVYNCTNTKPEPYFKELKKHVPSCFNEKLPRLKCEIKEVSAQEKGLSQYDTNYLDPKYVINASTFSSFQISLFFVLPFVGIFFIGFLLYKFTPIVSWIHTKVLKKKSIRRNLDEVDILELTGYTNGQRKSNLGRKQLNVAYHVA